From Nitrospirota bacterium, the proteins below share one genomic window:
- the rpsF gene encoding 30S ribosomal protein S6, which translates to MQQLYESIFIVRPSLSDEDTGAIINKMKGVLEKNGATLVKAENWGRKKLAYEVERERKGTYIYFYFKGPGTVVSELERSYRLEDSVIKFLTVRLKEEPVSKKQAGDAQESDSGRVQ; encoded by the coding sequence ATGCAGCAGCTCTACGAGTCTATCTTTATCGTCCGTCCGTCGCTCTCCGATGAAGACACCGGCGCGATCATCAACAAGATGAAGGGGGTCCTGGAGAAGAACGGCGCCACGCTGGTCAAGGCGGAGAATTGGGGCCGCAAGAAACTGGCGTATGAAGTCGAGCGTGAGCGGAAAGGCACCTACATCTATTTTTATTTCAAAGGGCCGGGCACGGTCGTCAGCGAGCTGGAACGCTCGTACCGGCTCGAAGATTCGGTCATCAAGTTCTTGACGGTCCGACTGAAAGAGGAGCCGGTTTCCAAGAAACAGGCGGGCGACGCCCAGGAGTCGGACAGTGGCCGGGTTCAATAA
- a CDS encoding enoyl-ACP reductase encodes MLLKDKKGLIIGVANKHSIAWAIAQAAAQAGAQLLFNYQNERLRENVVELVNTMPGAKAFPCDVGDDAQIDTLMKRVGEKFGRLDFLVHSVAFAPREELAGQFVDTTRQGFAMALDVSAYSLVALTRAAVPLMTDGGSVVTLTYLGSERVVPHYNVMGVAKAALEATVRYLAHDLGPKNIRVNAISAGPIKTLAARGVSGISKMVDHHREVAPLRRATEQAEVGDTALFLVSPLARGITGEVIYVDGGYHILGSLAALE; translated from the coding sequence ATGTTGCTGAAAGACAAAAAGGGCCTCATTATCGGCGTCGCGAACAAGCACAGCATCGCGTGGGCGATCGCGCAGGCGGCGGCTCAGGCGGGGGCGCAACTGTTGTTCAATTATCAGAACGAGCGGTTGCGGGAAAATGTCGTGGAACTGGTCAACACCATGCCGGGGGCGAAGGCGTTCCCCTGCGACGTGGGGGACGATGCTCAGATCGACACGTTGATGAAGCGGGTGGGCGAAAAGTTCGGCCGGCTCGATTTCCTCGTCCACTCCGTCGCCTTTGCGCCGCGCGAGGAACTGGCCGGCCAGTTTGTCGACACGACCCGTCAGGGCTTCGCCATGGCGTTGGATGTGAGCGCCTATTCCCTCGTGGCTCTCACGCGCGCGGCGGTGCCGCTGATGACCGACGGCGGGTCGGTGGTGACGCTCACCTATCTGGGCAGCGAACGGGTCGTCCCGCATTACAACGTCATGGGGGTGGCCAAAGCGGCCCTCGAAGCGACGGTGCGCTACCTGGCGCATGACCTCGGCCCGAAGAATATCCGTGTGAACGCGATCTCAGCCGGCCCCATCAAGACCTTGGCCGCGCGGGGCGTCTCCGGGATCAGCAAAATGGTCGATCACCATCGGGAGGTGGCGCCGTTGCGCCGGGCGACCGAGCAGGCGGAGGTGGGGGACACGGCGCTGTTCCTCGTCAGCCCGCTGGCTCGCGGCATTACCGGGGAAGTCATTTACGTCGACGGCGGGTATCATATTCTCGGATCGTTGGCTGCGCTGGAGTAG
- a CDS encoding type II toxin-antitoxin system HicB family antitoxin — protein MKYRVTLHKSEEGYAVSVPGLPGCWSQGATEQEALEHIQHAIREYLAAVEDEIRGQDVRAIEVAV, from the coding sequence ATGAAATACCGCGTCACGCTGCACAAATCCGAGGAAGGTTACGCCGTGTCGGTCCCAGGGCTTCCTGGCTGTTGGTCGCAAGGCGCCACGGAGCAGGAGGCGCTTGAACATATTCAGCATGCCATCCGCGAATATTTGGCGGCCGTAGAGGATGAGATTCGTGGGCAAGACGTGCGCGCGATCGAAGTCGCAGTGTAG
- the ychF gene encoding redox-regulated ATPase YchF, which produces MGLCCGMIGLPNVGKSTVFNALVGAGAVVANYPFSTVETNVGIAPVPDPRLDKLVEIFQSRKKTPSTLEVRDIAGLVQGASEGQGLGNQFLAQIREVDALMHVVRCFEDPDVVHVGGEVNPQRDVETIETELILADLETLDRRRQRVEKRAKSGEGQAGKELAVVQRLTNLLNKGEWLGNHAFSPDERAMLNELQLLSAKPVLFVANVKEGTTAEHPHVRAVQELADKRGAKVVLICGQIEAEISTLPEPDRAAFLKDLGLAQSGLVRLTAVAYELLNLITFFTAGEVEARAWPIRKGTKAPEAAGKIHSDMERGFIRAEVYHYDDLIACGSEAKVREKGLFRLEGRDYVIKEGDVVYFRFNV; this is translated from the coding sequence ATGGGTTTGTGTTGCGGCATGATCGGCTTACCGAACGTGGGGAAGTCGACCGTCTTCAATGCGCTGGTCGGCGCGGGGGCGGTCGTCGCCAACTATCCCTTCTCGACCGTGGAGACCAACGTCGGGATCGCCCCGGTGCCGGACCCGCGTCTGGACAAGCTGGTCGAGATTTTTCAATCCAGGAAGAAGACGCCGAGCACGCTGGAGGTGCGGGACATCGCCGGGTTGGTCCAGGGGGCGAGCGAAGGCCAAGGGTTGGGCAATCAGTTTCTCGCCCAGATTCGGGAAGTGGACGCGCTCATGCACGTCGTGCGCTGCTTCGAGGACCCGGACGTCGTCCACGTCGGCGGTGAGGTCAACCCGCAGCGCGATGTCGAGACGATCGAGACCGAGCTGATCTTGGCCGATCTGGAGACCTTGGACCGTCGCCGGCAACGGGTGGAGAAGCGCGCCAAATCGGGCGAGGGGCAGGCCGGCAAGGAACTGGCTGTCGTGCAGAGGCTCACCAACCTGCTCAACAAGGGCGAATGGCTGGGGAATCATGCCTTCTCGCCGGACGAACGGGCCATGCTGAACGAGCTGCAGCTTCTGAGCGCCAAACCGGTGTTGTTCGTCGCCAACGTGAAGGAAGGCACGACGGCGGAGCATCCGCATGTGCGGGCGGTGCAGGAGCTGGCCGACAAGCGAGGCGCCAAGGTGGTGCTCATCTGCGGCCAGATCGAAGCGGAGATCTCCACCCTGCCCGAGCCGGATCGCGCCGCCTTTTTGAAGGACCTGGGCCTGGCCCAGTCCGGCCTCGTGCGGCTCACCGCCGTCGCCTACGAGTTGTTGAACCTCATCACCTTCTTCACGGCCGGCGAAGTGGAAGCGCGGGCCTGGCCGATCCGCAAGGGGACGAAGGCGCCGGAGGCGGCCGGCAAAATTCACTCCGACATGGAGCGCGGCTTCATCCGCGCGGAGGTCTACCACTACGACGATTTGATCGCCTGCGGCTCGGAGGCGAAGGTGCGGGAGAAGGGATTATTTCGGCTGGAAGGGCGGGACTACGTGATCAAAGAAGGGGATGTGGTGTATTTCCGGTTCAATGTGTGA
- the pth gene encoding aminoacyl-tRNA hydrolase: MRLIVGLGNPGAAYAHTRHNIGIWVLERAAARWSIRLRRHGIAVRGAGTVGSESVELAGRLDWMNVTGPPLKALLHELGLSPEQLIVIHDDLDLELGRLRIKQAGGHGGHNGLRSILAALDTPNFTRLKIGIGRPAPGQDSADYVLEPFSRDERARIEPVLDRAVQALECIVVKGVAAAMNEFNVREREDANEE, from the coding sequence TTGCGCCTCATCGTCGGGCTCGGGAATCCCGGAGCAGCCTACGCCCATACGCGCCACAACATCGGCATCTGGGTCCTCGAGCGGGCGGCGGCCCGGTGGTCGATTCGTCTTCGGCGGCACGGGATCGCCGTACGAGGCGCGGGAACGGTCGGTTCGGAGTCCGTCGAGCTTGCGGGCCGTCTCGACTGGATGAACGTCACGGGCCCTCCACTCAAGGCCCTGCTGCACGAGTTAGGTCTCTCCCCTGAGCAGCTCATCGTCATCCACGACGACTTGGATCTGGAACTCGGCCGGCTGAGGATCAAACAAGCCGGAGGCCACGGCGGCCACAACGGCCTGCGCTCGATTCTGGCCGCGCTGGACACGCCGAACTTCACTCGCCTCAAGATCGGCATCGGGCGCCCGGCTCCGGGCCAGGACTCGGCCGACTATGTGTTGGAACCCTTCTCGCGCGATGAGCGGGCCCGGATCGAGCCGGTCCTGGACCGCGCCGTGCAGGCGCTGGAATGCATCGTGGTCAAAGGAGTCGCCGCGGCGATGAATGAATTTAACGTGCGAGAGCGCGAGGACGCGAATGAGGAATGA
- a CDS encoding 50S ribosomal protein L25, giving the protein MKFDLAVEVRERSGKGAARQLRRSGRVPAVLYGQGECLLLTMKPDDLTTILRSHAGTTALISLTVNGAKAKAKRTALLRDFQVDPVTGEVLHADLFEVSMDKPIRVKVPVQLIGGVPAGVKEGGVLHHNLRELYVECLPSALPDAIQVDASQLAIGQGIHVREVPKVEGVRFLDDADQMVVSVAAPMSEAKLEALLTSGAAEPGKEPEVIGKGKEEAPVEGAEKAAAPAAEAKASEKKEPAKEAPKAEKKEPEKKK; this is encoded by the coding sequence ATGAAATTCGATCTGGCGGTTGAAGTGCGAGAACGGTCCGGCAAGGGTGCAGCGCGGCAGCTCCGGCGCAGCGGTCGCGTGCCGGCGGTGCTGTACGGGCAAGGGGAATGTCTTCTGCTCACGATGAAGCCGGACGATCTCACCACCATTCTGCGTTCCCATGCCGGCACGACCGCGCTCATCTCGCTCACGGTGAATGGCGCGAAGGCCAAAGCCAAACGGACGGCGCTGCTGCGGGACTTTCAAGTCGACCCCGTGACGGGCGAGGTGTTGCACGCGGATTTGTTCGAAGTGTCGATGGATAAGCCCATCCGGGTCAAAGTGCCGGTGCAGCTCATCGGCGGCGTGCCGGCCGGTGTGAAGGAAGGCGGCGTGCTCCACCACAATTTGCGTGAGCTGTACGTCGAGTGTCTGCCCTCGGCCCTGCCCGACGCGATTCAGGTGGACGCCTCCCAGTTGGCGATCGGCCAGGGGATCCACGTCCGGGAGGTGCCCAAAGTCGAAGGCGTCAGGTTCCTGGACGATGCCGATCAGATGGTCGTGAGCGTCGCGGCCCCGATGTCCGAAGCCAAGCTGGAAGCGCTGCTCACCAGCGGCGCAGCGGAGCCGGGCAAGGAGCCCGAGGTGATCGGGAAAGGGAAGGAAGAGGCGCCGGTCGAAGGGGCCGAAAAAGCGGCGGCTCCCGCGGCCGAAGCGAAAGCCAGCGAAAAGAAAGAGCCCGCCAAAGAAGCGCCGAAAGCCGAAAAGAAAGAACCTGAAAAGAAGAAGTAG
- a CDS encoding ribose-phosphate pyrophosphokinase: MNKALKLFTGNANPALAQEICAYLGIRLGEATVSSFSDGEVRVKIEENVRGADVFVVQSCCAPVNDSIMELLIMIDALKRSSASRITAVIPYFGYARQDRKDQPRVPISAKLVADLITTAGADRVLTMDLHAGQIQGFFNIPVDHLYATPVLLEYINKRGVADLVVVSPDAGGVERARAFAKRLQANLAIIDKRREGPNQAQIMNIIGDVEGKSALLLDDMIDTAGTIVQGAQACAEKGAREVWAACTHPVLSGPALDRLQQSCLREIVVTNTIPLKEKERLCPKLHLLSVAPLLGEAITRIHEEESVSSLFA; the protein is encoded by the coding sequence ATGAACAAGGCGCTCAAGCTGTTTACCGGCAATGCCAATCCTGCGCTCGCGCAAGAGATTTGCGCGTATCTGGGGATTCGGTTGGGTGAGGCGACGGTCTCCTCCTTCAGCGACGGGGAAGTGCGGGTGAAAATCGAGGAAAACGTCCGCGGAGCGGATGTCTTCGTCGTGCAATCCTGCTGCGCGCCGGTCAACGATTCGATCATGGAGTTGTTGATCATGATCGACGCCCTCAAACGCTCGTCGGCCAGCCGGATCACGGCCGTCATTCCGTATTTCGGCTATGCGCGCCAGGACCGAAAAGATCAGCCGCGCGTGCCGATCTCGGCGAAGCTCGTCGCCGATCTCATCACGACCGCGGGGGCCGATCGCGTGCTGACGATGGATCTCCATGCGGGACAGATTCAGGGCTTTTTCAACATCCCGGTGGACCACCTCTATGCCACGCCGGTGCTGTTGGAATACATCAACAAGCGCGGTGTGGCGGACCTCGTGGTCGTGTCGCCCGACGCGGGCGGCGTGGAACGGGCGCGGGCCTTCGCCAAGCGGCTCCAAGCCAACCTCGCCATCATCGACAAGCGACGGGAGGGACCGAACCAGGCGCAGATCATGAACATCATCGGCGATGTCGAGGGTAAAAGCGCGCTGCTCCTCGACGACATGATCGACACGGCGGGCACCATCGTCCAGGGCGCGCAGGCCTGCGCCGAAAAGGGGGCGCGGGAGGTCTGGGCGGCCTGCACCCATCCGGTGCTCTCGGGGCCGGCCCTGGATCGGCTGCAACAGTCCTGTTTACGGGAAATTGTGGTCACCAATACGATTCCGTTGAAAGAAAAAGAGCGGCTGTGCCCGAAGCTGCACTTGCTCTCCGTCGCGCCGCTGCTCGGCGAAGCCATCACGCGGATCCACGAAGAGGAGTCGGTCAGTTCGCTCTTTGCGTAA
- the ispE gene encoding 4-(cytidine 5'-diphospho)-2-C-methyl-D-erythritol kinase: MRATVEEKEARVAAPAKINVILRVLDRRPDGYHNLWSVMQTVALEDEVRLRVRHDTAGVALRCDDATLPTDHRNLVYRAAALALERAGLNVGLEIELMKRIPYGAGLGGGSSDAAATMLGVNRLLGLGWTVAHMAELGQQLGSDVPFFFFAPSALVTGRGEAVKPLRLAGERWVVLVTPGFPIETRWAYQRLSATRSSAPSLSGALRAMEAREAVTWEDLLPLAENDFEAAVFPEYGVLRTIKTRLLSQGAEAALLSGSGSTVFGVFRDETTARQAQATMGRFEWCRAYAVQACTEALSCQSAPTTASLRVG; encoded by the coding sequence ATGAGGGCGACGGTGGAAGAAAAAGAGGCGCGGGTCGCCGCGCCGGCGAAGATCAACGTGATCTTGCGCGTGCTGGATCGACGGCCGGACGGTTATCACAATCTCTGGTCGGTGATGCAGACCGTCGCGCTGGAAGATGAGGTGCGGTTGCGGGTCAGGCACGACACAGCGGGGGTGGCGCTCCGATGCGACGACGCGACGCTGCCCACGGACCATCGGAATTTGGTCTATCGCGCCGCGGCGCTGGCGCTGGAGCGGGCCGGCCTGAACGTCGGACTGGAGATCGAGCTCATGAAGCGGATTCCCTACGGCGCCGGGCTCGGCGGGGGGAGCAGCGACGCCGCCGCGACGATGCTGGGGGTGAATCGTCTTCTGGGTCTGGGGTGGACGGTCGCCCACATGGCGGAGTTGGGTCAACAGTTGGGGAGCGACGTGCCGTTTTTCTTCTTCGCCCCGAGCGCTCTGGTGACCGGCCGCGGGGAAGCCGTCAAACCGCTCCGATTGGCGGGTGAACGGTGGGTTGTCTTGGTCACCCCTGGATTCCCGATCGAGACGCGCTGGGCCTATCAACGGCTCTCGGCCACACGTTCCAGCGCGCCGTCGCTCTCCGGCGCCTTGCGGGCTATGGAAGCGCGTGAAGCCGTGACCTGGGAGGATCTGTTGCCGCTGGCCGAGAACGACTTTGAGGCGGCGGTGTTCCCTGAGTACGGCGTGCTCCGCACGATCAAAACGCGGCTGCTTTCGCAAGGCGCGGAGGCGGCGCTGCTGTCCGGCAGCGGCTCGACCGTATTCGGCGTCTTTCGCGACGAGACGACGGCCCGGCAGGCGCAGGCGACGATGGGCCGGTTCGAATGGTGCCGGGCCTATGCCGTTCAGGCCTGCACCGAGGCCCTGTCTTGTCAGAGCGCGCCAACGACGGCGTCGCTTCGCGTTGGTTGA